The bacterium region CGGCCACGTTGCCGCTGCGGTCGATCAGCACACCGGTGTTGTAGACCGTGCCCCCCTCCAGCTCATCCAGCGCGGCCACGATGTACATGTGGTGCTTGCGGGCCAGCTCCCCCAGACGGTTGGTGGTGGGGCCGGGGATCGGCTCGGCGATCTTGTCGTACTTGGGGTCGCCCTTGATGCCCACCATGTTGATTCCCTCGCCCAGGCAGACAATGTCGCAGCCTTTCTTCCCAGCCTCATCGACCAGCTTGCAGAATTGCTCCACGCTGGCCGTGCCGTTCTCGGTGCCCTGCGGGAAACAGTTGACCGTGGCCACCCGCACCATGCGCTTGCCGGGATCGGCCACCTCCTCCAGGCGGATGTTGTCCCACCAGGCGCGGCCCTGGGGGCAGTAGCTCAGGTACAGCTCCAGGTTGACCGAGGCCGCCCCCTCCGGGGCCTTGAACAGTCCGCCGGCGCGCTGCCAGCCCTTGGCGGATGGGGTCATCTCGGGGACATACTCCGGCTGGGCGGTGCGAGCGCCTTTGGCGTCGCGCCAGTCCAGACGGGCCAGCACCTGCTGGCGCGGCCAGGGGACCAGGTCGCAGGTGTAGTCGCCGCTGAAACGGTACCAGTGGCCGGGTTGGATGCCGGGCACGTTTTTTATCCAGCCGCCGTGGGTGCCGCTGTTGGCCGTGCCGGCGAGCCCCAGGCTGCCCGCGCCGCCCAGGCTGGGCGTCTCGGCGGTGAAAAAGAGCGGTCTGGTGGCCTCGCGCTGGCTCCAGGCGTGCCAGCCCGCTACAGTGTCGACGGCGGCGGCCACCGGGAAAGTGTCGTCGCTCAGCAGCACCTTGATTGTCGCCACCGGAGTGTCCGGCGGCACCGGGGCGGCCAGGCCGGGACGGACCAGGGCGGCTGTAAACAGGACAGCCAGGACAGCGGGCAGAGGCAGGCGAGGGGCGTGCATGGTCGAGTATCCTTTCCGGATGGTTGTTCGTGATGGGCGGATTCCCAATGTGTCCAGTATGATGAACGGGATGAGGGTTGTCAAGTCACAGGACAAGCGCCCTGTTCAATCGCGGAGGCGCCCGGCGTAATGGAAAAAAGAAAAGAAGAAGTTCCAACCTGCGGCGCGTTAATTGACTGTACTGAGCAGCCACTTGATTTTTCGGCTGAGGGGTTTATTTTAATACAACTTCCGCCAATCTGGCTGTTCCCGTGCTGACGCCGGAGGTCCACCAGCCAGCCGGAAGCAGTCCAGCAGGCCATATTCGTGCGTACAGGAGCCTTTCATTGCACCAGACAGACAACAGCACCCGGGCAATACTGGAAAATCAGTTACGCTCGTTGCGTGAGGATTTTCACAGGCGTCACGCCGAGGACCTGTTCCGGATGTATCTCCACTACATGGTGGAGTTCCAACCCGAACAGTTCGAGCGCTTGGTGACCCGCGCCGCAGAGAGGGTTGGATCGTAAGAGTATGCAGGGGAACCTGTTCTCTTGACAGTCCGCTCTCTTGCGGTCCCCGGCGGCCGGGCCGTTCGCTTCATCGCCCCGGTTGCCTGTTGCTGCAGGTTGAATTT contains the following coding sequences:
- a CDS encoding carbon-nitrogen hydrolase family protein — translated: MHAPRLPLPAVLAVLFTAALVRPGLAAPVPPDTPVATIKVLLSDDTFPVAAAVDTVAGWHAWSQREATRPLFFTAETPSLGGAGSLGLAGTANSGTHGGWIKNVPGIQPGHWYRFSGDYTCDLVPWPRQQVLARLDWRDAKGARTAQPEYVPEMTPSAKGWQRAGGLFKAPEGAASVNLELYLSYCPQGRAWWDNIRLEEVADPGKRMVRVATVNCFPQGTENGTASVEQFCKLVDEAGKKGCDIVCLGEGINMVGIKGDPKYDKIAEPIPGPTTNRLGELARKHHMYIVAALDELEGGTVYNTGVLIDRSGNVAGRYHKVMLPREEIEGGATPGNGYPVFDTDFGRIGIMICWDVQYVDPARALAVQGAEIVFLPIWDGVGTLIRARAIENQVYLVDCIYGGEPSRIFDPWGNVIAEAGDRPGIGVADIDLNAPQPDPWLGDMHLRFLRERRADITVPALER